From one Candidatus Marinimicrobia bacterium CG08_land_8_20_14_0_20_45_22 genomic stretch:
- the folP gene encoding dihydropteroate synthase — MESLPADPEGIQIMVPKGDFHIFKIPNLSLPAANILKQQMLSIGGECAVSKHASTCSVDQAPAILMGTKKQFVRLIESLKNQPFGLKTVSEELTKQFESIESTRLLRIGKIEFDFAKRTGIMGILNVTPDSFSDGGKFTQPDVAADASLKMIDDGADIIDIGGESTRPGAAKVDLQTELNRVLPVIDRIRARTTVPISIDTYKSKVAEEALDHGVTMVNDISGLTFDPDMAAVIAKHNASVSLMHIQGKPENMQKNPHYENIIDEILESLRKSVAVACNAGIPNDRILVDPGFGFGKIYEDNLFLLRYLSEFKSLGYPILIGVSRKTFTGKALNLPVTERMETSLAALCSGILRGANVVRVHDVKASYRAVRFLEEILGKK, encoded by the coding sequence ATGGAATCCCTTCCAGCTGATCCGGAGGGGATTCAAATTATGGTACCCAAAGGTGATTTCCACATTTTCAAAATCCCAAACCTTTCCTTGCCTGCCGCGAATATTTTAAAACAGCAAATGCTTTCCATCGGTGGAGAATGCGCCGTTTCCAAACATGCGTCAACCTGCTCGGTCGATCAGGCTCCGGCAATTCTAATGGGAACAAAAAAGCAATTCGTCCGACTCATTGAAAGTTTGAAAAATCAACCTTTTGGTTTGAAAACGGTTTCCGAGGAATTGACAAAACAATTTGAATCGATTGAATCTACTCGTCTACTTCGGATCGGAAAAATCGAATTCGATTTCGCGAAAAGAACCGGAATCATGGGAATTCTGAACGTCACGCCGGACTCATTTTCCGATGGAGGAAAATTCACACAGCCAGATGTTGCTGCGGACGCCTCACTGAAAATGATCGACGATGGCGCAGATATCATCGACATTGGGGGTGAGTCAACTCGACCCGGTGCGGCGAAAGTCGATTTACAAACAGAACTGAATCGCGTTCTACCGGTTATCGACCGCATTCGAGCCCGAACAACGGTTCCAATCTCGATCGACACATACAAATCCAAAGTCGCGGAAGAAGCGCTTGACCACGGAGTCACGATGGTCAACGACATTAGCGGATTGACCTTCGATCCCGATATGGCGGCAGTCATAGCCAAACATAACGCTTCCGTCTCACTGATGCACATTCAGGGCAAACCAGAGAACATGCAGAAAAACCCGCATTACGAAAACATCATCGACGAAATACTCGAATCGCTCAGAAAATCTGTCGCTGTTGCATGTAACGCCGGAATTCCGAACGACCGAATCTTAGTCGATCCCGGATTTGGCTTTGGCAAGATTTACGAAGACAATCTGTTCCTCCTACGATACTTGAGCGAATTCAAATCTCTTGGTTATCCGATTTTAATCGGAGTTTCGCGAAAAACATTTACAGGAAAAGCATTGAATCTACCGGTTACGGAACGGATGGAAACATCATTGGCGGCACTTTGCTCTGGAATTTTACGCGGCGCAAATGTCGTTCGCGTACACGATGTCAAAGCATCATATCGAGCAGTCCGCTTTCTGGAAGAGATTTTAGGGAAGAAATAA